In Mixophyes fleayi isolate aMixFle1 chromosome 4, aMixFle1.hap1, whole genome shotgun sequence, the following proteins share a genomic window:
- the LOC142150993 gene encoding uncharacterized protein LOC142150993, with the protein MMNITEEKPHLCSECDKRFTFKSQMIKHQKIHTGEKPFKCSECSKCFTNKSHLNTHLRIHTGEKPFKCSECSKCFTNKSHLSTHQSIHTGEKPFKCSECNKCFTHISSLLTHQKNHTGQKQFKCSECSKCFSQKSKLVAHQRMHTGEKPFKCSECSKCFTHISSLFTHQKNHTGQKPFKCSECTKCFSYMSYLVIHQKIHTGEKLFKCSECSNCFTQKSKLVAHQRMHTGEKPFKCSECSKCFTQISNLITHQRIHTGQKPFKCSECTKCFSDKSHLNRHQRIHTGQKPFKCSECSSCFTTKADLNTHQRIHTGEKPFKCSECSSCFTTTSDLIRHQRIHTGEKPFKCSECSKCFANKSSLNTHQRIHTGEKPFKCSECSKCFSDKSVFNRHQRYHTGQKPFKCSECSNCFTTKADLNKHQRIHTGEKPFKCSEGSSCFTTTSDLIRHQRIHTGEKPFKCSECSNCFASKSSLNTHQRIHTGEKPFKCSECSKCFANKSSLNTHQRIHTGEKPFKCSNCSKCFSDMSHRNRHQRIHTRETI; encoded by the coding sequence ATGATGAATATCACAGAAGAGAAACCTcatctgtgctctgaatgtgacaaacGTTTTACATTTAAATCACAAATGATCaaacatcagaagattcacacaggagagaaaccatttaaatgctctgaatgtagcaagtgttttaccaacAAGTCACATCTTAATACACAtctgagaattcacacaggagagaaaccatttaaatgctcagaatgtagcaagtgttttaccaacAAATCACATCTTAGTACACATCAGAgtattcacacaggagagaaaccatttaaatgctctgaatgtaacaagtgtTTTACACATATTTCAAGTCTATTAACACATCAGAAGAATCACACAGGACagaaacaatttaaatgctctgaatgtagcaagtgttttagccaGAAGTCAAaacttgttgcacatcagaggatgcacacaggagagaaaccatttaaatgctctgagtGTAGTAAGTGTTTTACACATATTTCAAGTCTATTTACACATCAGAAGAATCACACAGgacagaaaccatttaaatgctctgaatgtaccaAGTGTTTTAGCTACATGTCATATCTTGTAAtacatcagaagattcacacaggcGAAAAACtgtttaaatgctctgaatgtagcaattgttttacccagaagtcaaaacttgttgcacatcagaggatgcacacaggagagaaaccatttaaatgctctgaatgtagtaagTGCTTTACACAAATTTCAAATCTTAtaacacatcagaggattcacactggacagaaaccatttaaatgctctgaatgtaccaAGTGTTTTAGCGACAAGTCACATCTTAacagacatcagagaattcacacgggacagaaaccatttaaatgctcggAATGTAGTAGTTGTTTTACCACCAAGGCAGATCTTAatacacatcagagaattcacacaggagagaaaccatttaagtgCTCGGAATGTAGTAGTTGTTTTACCACTACGTCAGatcttattagacatcagagaattcacacaggagagaaaccatttaagtgctcagaatgtagcaaatgttttgccAACAAGTCAAGCCTTAatacacatcagaggattcacacaggagagaaaccatttaaatgctctgaatgtagcaagtgttttagtgACAAGTCAGTTTTTAACCGACATCAGAGATATCACACAGgacagaaaccatttaaatgctctgaatgtagcaattGTTTTACCACCAAGGCAGATCTtaataaacatcagagaattcacacaggagagaaaccatttaaatgctcagaAGGTAGTAGTTGTTTTACCACCACGTCAGatcttattagacatcagagaattcatacaggagagaaaccatttaagtgCTCAGAATGTAGCAATTGCTTTGCCAGCAAGTCAAGCCTTAatacacatcagagaattcacacaggagagaaaccatttaagtgctcagaatgtagcaaatgttttgccAACAAGTCAAGCCTTAatacacatcagaggattcacacaggagagaaaccatttaaatgctctaactgtagcaagtgttttagtgATATGTCCCATCGTAatagacatcagaggattcacacgagagaaaccatttaa